The genomic region CAATTTAACTTACCATGCTTCATTACAATCTTTTGAATGTAATGAAATTAAGACAACGTTAGGCTATTATTATCTCTTATTATTCTTATAACAAGAATAACATCAGCTTCACCTATAtcttttatgttaaaattCTTTGACAAGAATCTTTTTGTGTCTTCCACTTGTTCCAAAATTGGTACCAAGGTTaacatgtcatccacatatacaCAAACGATGACACTTGAAACTTACTATAGACACATTTGTcaatttgattgattttgtAGTCATTAGCTACCATAACCTCATCAATTTTAATGCCATTGTTTAAGTTCTTGTTCTGATCCATACAAAGACTTTACAAACTTATACGAcccttttttttcaattgacaCCATTGTACCTTAATGTACAATTGAAATGTCAAATTAACACATCAAGGTATGTTCACACAAGTACCATTGTACCTTTATTGCACAAAAAGAATGCTATCTCAAAGATGTCGAATATCTATATTGCACCATTATGCCTTCGATGATAAAATAAGAATGCACAATATACcaaaatgttaaatttatatattggCACCATTTTATCTTCATGTATAATAGGAATGCCAAATGCCCACCTATCGCATAGACCTTGATGGTATTTACATATTGGCATCATTACACCTTAATGTATAATAGGAATGCCACATGCCTACCTATCACATGGATCATGATGATATTTATCTATTGACATCATTTTACcttaatatataataagaaTGCCACATGCCCACACCTTATGTCTTCCATCACATAGACCTTCATCAACTCAAGATGGTTTACTTTAAGATTTTTATCCTTCTCATCTTGTTTGTGAATTCATCTTGGTTGCAACAATCTTCTTTTGTTCAAAGATGATTATCAAGACCCTCGAGAGACATCTTATCTTTCTTATGTTTTAGAGTTTTCTTAGTGTCTCTCCATAATGAGAGAAGTATGTCAATTATAGAAGACGCGACAATAATCTTATCCATATCAAGATCATATATGCATATAACAAATTCCTTCTTTCCAACCAATATACATTTTCCTTGCAtatcaaatacaatatcatgcatatcaagtataGAAAGAAATCTTATCTTGTAATCCGATAAGGAACCATTTTGTCACTTTCCTTGTCACCATCATATCAATCCATCTTTTGCCAACGAATAAAGTTTCCTCCTTCAAAGTGGTCTAGcttgacaatgttggtatATCTCTTTTAGTGAAGTCATTTTGAATTCCAATTCcacaaaaagtttaaaaattattggtGCAAATGGGGCTTAGATGAAATTCAAATAATCGGCAAAATTGACTTGAAGGATAGCCTTTCAATAAACATtatctttaagacttatttcgTCATTGCCACTCGGTGTGCAAAAGGGAAATTGTGCAAATAGCCTTAGGGATACAATGAAGCCAACGTCTAACTTCATCTTTGCACTTTACGAAAGTAAACTGCTAGATACACCTGAAGGTTTGCAAAGTTGTTTGACCTTAAAGCTTACTTTCTACAATAAGTAGATATAAGGAATTTAGATTCCCTTGATAAATGATGGGAACTCgagtgtttattttttatttcagaaCATAACACTTGTATTGCTCTTGATTTTTCTGCTAAtatcttatttgtttttggtgTGTCAAAATGATTGGCAACAAATCCTTTATATAGGTTTATAAGTGTCTTTTCTTAAGGACACAATCCTTTCATTAAGGCACCTATTTGTTTTAAAGATACCTTTGTATTTGGTAAAACACAATCCTTGGATAAAGGTGTTGTTTCAATaatcattttatgaaaagaCAACCATTCATTCCATAAAATATAATCTTTGGGCTATAATATGAAaagataacttttcatatCTAAACTTTCTAATTGTGGTGTTTTTCAATTGTCTCTTAACCTTTAGATTCAAAGGTGCTTTTTTCAATATGTCATTTTACTAAAAGACATAACTATTTACATGAAAAACCTACGTATAATCTAATAGTTACACTATGTCACTTCATATAACATAATTTTTGAGTTAAGATAGCTTTTCATTATAtgacataactttttattttgaaaatacaccaacaaTATGGACTCGAGCTTCAAtccatatgatgcataaaTCTTCACTTTGAATTACTTTGGATTATCTTTTTTAAACTTGAAGTGTCCATAGCTTGAGTTGAGCAAAATCCAGCAAACATCTTAAAACCCAAAACTCGAGTCCATCTTGCTCATTTAAgctatatttattattaaaatattaaaaatatttttatatttataaatatatttaaaaattaaattttaattaaatataatatttttatataataatattcatGAATTAAGTCGGGCAAAACCCGAACCTTAAAAATGATATCCACAATCCAACTTGAGTGAAGTCAAGCTTATAAATCTAATGAGTTATGGTTGGCTCATGGATACCTTTACTTTAAACCAACCTTTTAGAGAAAATTTCTTCAATACCAACCACTTAAGtatgaatattattttaaaaccaaattaactaattaattaaatttggtATAAATTTCGGTTAAATTGTTATTTGATCTattcaaaaacttcttttaattattttagaaataaatttttgttgcTAAACTCTGAAATCCAATCAtgtaataaatatttgaaataaatttcctattattattattattattattattattattattattactattattattattattattacaaaaacttataaaattaaaggGCGCGCAATTGATTACATGTTGGTGAAGTTGGACTGGTTAAGGACTTGGCTCTTGAAGACTTTTCTCACTCTCTAACCTCCATTTTCCACAATTGAACCTATTCTTCAAACATTCTTTGGTTTCTATCTATTAAACTTGATTAGTTAAGGAAAACCTTTCACATATTAATCTTCAACCTTAAATTGTTAATTTCAGAGTAGCCATCAACCAATTTCGTTGACTCTTCTATCATTGCTTTATTTAAACTGCATAAACGgcatattttatgaaatttttttataattaatttttgtttaaaaattaattaaaataaaatagtgacaaaattcaataaaattgaattacaATTGCAAATTTAATAATTCTCCTTTTATTActgaaattaaaaaggaaaaaggtatgtttggatgaaaaataaattaaaaaattagattATATTTTGAATCCCACAAATAGTGAGAGAAAGTTGCCACATTTTTCATTAAGTTGAGGCATCCATGGCTTAGGCCAAGCCTATCGGgcctctttttttaaaagtcaACCTCCAGCTTCGTTCAACTCAAtcattttacattttattttattattaacatgtattatattaatattttaatacattttgtcgtaacgtgcggatTCGAGAACCCGACCGCTAGACGCGATGAAAACACTAAGAGTCgtcaccaatcttttttcCTAAGTGTGATTGACCTATTGACTCAATTCTAATCGACGgaatcttaaattgatttcaaattCGTCGAGAGAATTTTAAACTGGTCTACATATTTTAAGACTAGATTCGAGAGTGCGGTTACgcccggggaaggattagcacccccgtGACGCCCGTTCTATGAACGATACCATTTgattttagattatcctattggggccttaatctttaaatttattatgtttccttagttattatttatttatttcattttttactgGTTTAacatgcacatgatgcaattgTGAAATGCAAGGCATAAAATCGAGATAATGCCAACGAAAATCTTTTATTGAGAGTACTTTccgaatccgcccatcatactggtgggatctgGAAGTATGCTCTCACCTAGAGAAATACCTTAAAAACTCGCCTTCACAAGTTTACTAGGTAAATCCCATCATCAAGACAATCGTTAACGagtaaaaacaatattttcatgaatgcaaATCCTAATGCCGACAAAAGCTTTTTATCAAAGATATCTTTCCGAACCCttccatcatactggtgggatctgAGGGTACCTTATCACCTATGAAGTTTACCGgagaaactcgccttcgcaGGCTATCTCAGaaagtcccatcatcgggCTTATGCTCGCATACATAATATATCTATATGCCAGGACATTTAACAATACGGCAATAGTACGTGATACACCTACGAATTCAATGCTCAtttcttttatgaaatttactACTTTTCTTTGTGTGCGTTTTTTTATCatgaacaaatattttatatttatttattattccGTTTTTATTTCGTTATGTATTTTGCTATATAagtacttatttattttactatatGAATTTTTCAAAACCACATTTTAGACcgaatattttttattatccgtagttattattattcatgcatatgtgttttccatttttgtattattatgattaacaaatttattgttatcattcgtcttctatttcttttattggtATATCAATTGGTAATTAAGTATGcatagttttttatttattaaaattaggAACATCGGAATTCAAAATTAAGACCCTCCCATCATTCTGGTGGAGCCTCGATTTATTTGGGAGTGTTGACTCTTCACCTTTCCcaaattgattaattagttatattttaattgatttaattttttgtactTTTCATTGTCTATCATtatatgtgttttttttatatattttctccTAAGTCATTGTactatattttatttactatgtgctatcattattattttttatatctaATCTTATGGTAAATTCTTACTAACATGTTTCTTTAATAAACTACCTATTCTATTTATTGTGTTTATTAAAGGCatacattttttaatttttaaattttcgaATGCATCTATctattttaatattgttaaTGCATATATTCTTTATATCTTCTAAATCTCTATTCCTACATTCTTTCCTAATGAAAACCACTAATAATCTAgactaaacaaaataaaagcaaatacATAAGCCAACCCAATAGACAATGAGCCGAAAAGAAAAGACCCATACCTGCTCAGGGTCCACTAGGATCAAGCCAACAATCACTGAAGTCCACAGGAAGAACTGGGTCCGTGTTGGTCTAAGAATCCAGCAATAGCAGCCCAAACCTTCTTCCACCCATGTGCAACTTCACCAAGCGCAACATGTGGTGTGCTACATCGGATTCCTCTCCTTATAACACCAAAACGACGCTGTTTAGCATCCACTAACCTAGgtataaaaacttttttttcaccctttctctccattttttcctttcattttctctttctagccGCCGGTTCTCCTTCCTCTCTCTAAGGTGCAGCTCTTTTCTCCCTCTCTCTAAACCAAGCCTTCGCccttctttcttccttcttctctaCCTTCCGCCGGTGTCCTCTCTGTCGCTGATCTCTTTCCTTTCGCCGACCACCCAAGTGCCTTCCCTTTCCTGGCACTTTTCGAATCTCTCTCCTCTCCCTCTCCTTCCTTTCGCCAGCCACCCGAAAGCTTTTCCTTTCCCGACAGCACTAAGACCCAAGCTTTGACACCTCCACCGGCGACACAAAGCCCCCAAAATCTGTTTCCTAACCGGCGGCAGCAACCCCTAAAGCTTTCCTATCCGGCAGCAGCTAAAACccccaaaaattaaaatctaccccaaaaaaataactaaaaatccCCCAAAAACACAGCtactctctttctctcattgtgtattttttttattttttttgtattattttggTTGTGAATTTGTATTGCGGCTAGGTAGAATGGTTGTTGGTTCTTGCTAGGGATTTTAGgttttttgattgtttggttCTCCGCTCCTGTAGCTACTACTTGTAGCACTTTATACCTGATCACAATTTCGGGGAGTGCCATCTCCACCACCTAGACGCCAATTTATCGCGTCTGGCACAATATATTGTGCCGGGCAGTCgtacattttttcttttttcatttttttgtttcttcttttttttttcttttcttttcttttttctcttttttttcattttttttgttattattattttgtcttttgtaAGGTTTAATTAacaccaaaaacatggtgtctacacatttaatatattttataattaaattagataagtatattatttattaacaaataaattaattagattAAGCTGAGCCAAGTTCGAGCCTGCAAATCATGCCCTATTCCAGACACATTGAGTGGGTAAGTAGGCCCTTGACATCCttaaaattatgatatatttaaaaaaattaataaatttttacattaattaaaTAGATATGTGACAACATTCAAACTTTTTTTGCGAAGTTTAAAACTCCATTGCTGGTATTTAGAACAATGATCTAAACTAAAAACATCTTCCATCAATTAAGTTATAGATGTGAGTTCTTATTTAGAACAAATTAAAATCCCCATAACTTCATAAAAAAAGGATCCATTATGTTCTAATTAATGTTACATTTTAAtcacatataattattttttataaagttttaagaattaaaagcaaaaaaggaaaaaaatgaaagtagCAATATCAAAACACAGTGCCTTCATTGGTTGCATTTCGTGAAGACATCAAACAATCTACCTATTCTGCAAATTGATTAATGTAAAGATGATTTAAGGAATCACATCTAATGCAATTGTAAGGTAcacaatatattaatatgatatacaaataatttttcacatcTGTTTGACTTTTTTCCTGGTGCGCAACATGGACTAACGTGGGCAGCCTTGTGGGAGCCGGGAAACACGAATTGCAAGATGAATTAAATGAagtaaaacaataatttaatcCAGCCTGTTATGTACATGGAACTAGAGTTATATATTTGCATAAATTGTCCAAGAAGAATCTATAAATAGGGCCACCAACAGCCTTGCAATTCATGCAGAAAAACATTAGTTCCTAGATCTAGTTTCTTGGTTGCAGAGTTGGAAGTAGCTGGAAAATGGGAAGCCCGGGACAACCGGGGCTTTTGCCTCATCTGGTTTTTGTTGTGTCATTTTGCCTTATAGCTACCATTGTGTCAGCTACATACCCACCTTACAAGTATGCATCTCCTCCACCACCAGAGCACCCATATCATCCACCAGGCCACTACGAATCACCATCACCTCCCAAGCACCCATATCAGCCACCCGGCCATTACAAGTCACCACCACCTCCAGAGCACCCACTACACCCACCATCGTATCATTACAAGTCTCCACCACCCTCGGAACATTATCCTCCACCCCTATACCATTATAAGTCACCACCTCCTCCAGTAAAATACCCAGCTCCATTACCTCACTATAAATCTCCACCTCCTCATCCCAAGTCACCACCACCTCATTACGTCTATAAGTCTCCACCACCTCCATCACACCCACCTCCTCATTCAAAGTCACCACCACCTCATTATGTTTATAAATCTCCACCACCCCCATCACACCCACTGCCGGTCCATTCACCACCTCCTCATTATGTCTACAAGTCCCCACCACCAGCACATCCCAAACCCTACAAAGCACCTCCTCCTCATTACATCTATAAGTCCCCTCCACCACATCCCAAACCCTACAAAGCACCTCCTCCTCATTATGTCTACAAGTCCCCTCCCCCACCACATCCCAAACACTACAAAGCACCACCTCCACATCCCAAACCTTACAAAGCATCTCCTCCTCATTACGTTTACAAGTCCCCACCACCACCATCACATCCCGAGCCCTACAAATCTCCACCTCCTCATTACATTTATAAGTTCCCACCACCATCTCATCCCGAGCCCTACAAATCTCCACCACCATCACATCTCGAGACTCCTGCCCCTCCATCTCATGACCACTATTCTCCTCCATATCTTTACAAATCACCACCACCTCCAAAGGCCTACTAAGCTGatgcttttattttaattcaatttaacTTGGAGTTATGACGACAAGTTCTCCGTAATATCAATAGTTTGAGTATGTTAGGCTTGCTATCCTGTTTTGGAATAAGAGGTTTAAAATGGAGAGTCTTGCTCATTTGTATGCGTCAACTCTTGTATCATTTCTCATAAGAATGAGaacaataattttctttttgagtaGATGCCTATTTTTGTTTCAGTTAtagattaattaataagtttaTTATTACAAATGGCAGATGCAAGTCACATGGTTGCTTGTTGAAATGCAATAATTTAGACTATACCTTTATTACTACTATCTGGGCCATGTCAAACCGttataaatttaagaaatcAACTCTTCTAAACttgaaagaaatataaaatttatacatGCACACAAGTTGCGGtcttattataaatttttgggGAGCATAGAACTATTACTAAATATTGCAATCCTTTTAATTTGCAAAGTTTCAAATGCAAGTTATATCATCAATTTTCTACAAGATTCAGTGAAATACTCATTTATAGGTTCTACTCATGTTGAGCTTCTTTCAGATGGTATTAGCATCAAATCTGGACATACGTATCCAACTGACTTATTTTCTCACACTTTATTAAGATGAAGTCTTTAACCAATAGTACAAAAatggccaaaaaaaaaaccattcgGTTCGACAAATTAGTGCTAAAAAGATGTATTGACACAAACTGATTGATAGCTCAAaagattttatcttttcaaaggtttaaggaattaattaaaccAGTCGAGATCTCTT from Theobroma cacao cultivar B97-61/B2 chromosome 9, Criollo_cocoa_genome_V2, whole genome shotgun sequence harbors:
- the LOC108663487 gene encoding extensin-3-like codes for the protein MGSPGQPGLLPHLVFVVSFCLIATIVSATYPPYKYASPPPPEHPYHPPGHYESPSPPKHPYQPPGHYKSPPPPEHPLHPPSYHYKSPPPSEHYPPPLYHYKSPPPPVKYPAPLPHYKSPPPHPKSPPPHYVYKSPPPPSHPPPHSKSPPPHYVYKSPPPPSHPLPVHSPPPHYVYKSPPPAHPKPYKAPPPHYIYKSPPPHPKPYKAPPPHYVYKSPPPPHPKHYKAPPPHPKPYKASPPHYVYKSPPPPSHPEPYKSPPPHYIYKFPPPSHPEPYKSPPPSHLETPAPPSHDHYSPPYLYKSPPPPKAY